The proteins below come from a single Verrucomicrobiota bacterium genomic window:
- a CDS encoding complex I subunit 1 family protein, with protein MNPYARFFIFLVAAPLIGGLLAGIDRIISARMQARQGPPIWQPFYDVLKLWQKENVVVRRSQNYYIFFFFILTIFTGGLFFAGFDLLLVIFALTLAAIFFILGAYKASSPYSFIGAERELLQMMAYEPMILLAAVGMYMQTGTFYVDQIYDHNKLLVLTLPGAFIGLLYCLEIKFRKSPFDLAASHHAHQELVRGITTEFSGKALALIEIAHWYESVMLLGWVYLFFAAVPWLGATAVGLVYFFIIFTDNTFARLKWHTAVKSAWAVAIVCGFGNIMWLSLLK; from the coding sequence ATGAATCCCTACGCTCGTTTCTTTATTTTTCTGGTGGCCGCGCCGCTGATTGGCGGATTGCTGGCTGGCATTGACCGTATTATCAGCGCGCGCATGCAGGCGCGCCAGGGACCGCCGATCTGGCAGCCCTTTTACGATGTGCTGAAATTGTGGCAGAAAGAGAATGTCGTCGTGCGCCGGTCCCAAAATTATTACATTTTCTTTTTCTTCATCCTGACCATTTTCACCGGTGGCCTTTTCTTCGCGGGGTTTGATCTGTTGCTGGTGATTTTCGCGCTTACTCTGGCGGCGATTTTCTTTATTCTGGGAGCGTACAAGGCCAGTTCGCCTTACAGCTTCATTGGGGCGGAACGCGAGTTGCTCCAGATGATGGCCTATGAGCCGATGATTCTCCTGGCGGCGGTAGGCATGTACATGCAGACCGGCACGTTTTATGTGGATCAAATCTACGATCATAACAAACTCCTGGTGCTGACCCTCCCCGGGGCGTTCATTGGCCTGCTCTACTGCCTGGAAATCAAATTTCGCAAATCGCCATTCGACCTGGCCGCCAGCCACCACGCCCATCAGGAGCTGGTGCGCGGCATCACCACGGAGTTCTCCGGGAAAGCGCTGGCGCTGATTGAAATCGCCCACTGGTATGAATCCGTGATGTTGTTGGGCTGGGTGTACTTGTTCTTTGCGGCGGTTCCCTGGCTGGGCGCAACGGCCGTGGGATTGGTCTATTTTTTCATTATTTTTACCGACAACACGTTCGCCCGCTTGAAATGGCATACCGCCGTCAAGAGCGCCTGGGCGGTCGCCATCGTGTGCGGCTTTGGCAATATAATGTGGTTGTCTCTGTTGAAGTAA